One part of the Archaeoglobaceae archaeon genome encodes these proteins:
- a CDS encoding RNA 2'-phosphotransferase: MEEIRFCPSHGFYRGEICSCGAKGELVLSKEKVEKLGKFVSGLLRHFPQKFDLKIDENGWVSFEALARVVSRRYPWANKWVLKAMIYSDEKKRYELKGDKIRARYGHSIEVKLSDMPEAEEDTLYYGTSEEEASRMLEIGIKPVNQTYVHLSTTIEKSLEVAGLRTKKPIVFEIDAKQAKIDGIRILKANDLIALAKEIPAKYIKKIHQYSSS; encoded by the coding sequence ATGGAAGAGATAAGATTTTGCCCATCTCATGGGTTTTATCGGGGAGAAATTTGTTCGTGTGGTGCAAAAGGGGAACTTGTGCTTAGCAAAGAAAAAGTAGAGAAACTGGGAAAGTTTGTTTCAGGACTTTTAAGACACTTTCCTCAGAAATTTGATTTGAAAATCGATGAGAACGGTTGGGTAAGCTTTGAAGCTTTGGCAAGAGTTGTTAGCAGAAGATATCCTTGGGCAAACAAGTGGGTGCTAAAGGCTATGATTTACAGTGATGAAAAGAAGAGGTATGAACTTAAGGGAGATAAGATCAGGGCAAGATATGGACACAGCATCGAAGTTAAATTAAGCGATATGCCTGAAGCTGAGGAGGACACTCTCTACTATGGAACAAGCGAAGAAGAGGCAAGCAGGATGCTTGAAATCGGTATAAAGCCTGTAAATCAGACTTATGTTCACTTATCAACTACAATCGAAAAAAGTCTTGAGGTAGCAGGTTTGAGAACAAAGAAGCCAATAGTTTTCGAAATAGATGCAAAACAGGCAAAAATAGATGGAATAAGAATTTTAAAGGCAAACGATTTAATCGCTTTAGCGAAGGAAATTCCAGCCAAATACATTAAAAAAATACATCAGTATTCTTCATCGTAG
- the thiI gene encoding tRNA uracil 4-sulfurtransferase ThiI — MEICIVHYGEIGIKGSNRAFFEKRLVQNICRFAKAKRRFGWIEVEYYSGIEEKLKKIPGIRYFGVGYKTELDMSAIESAVLKTLPDNFNSFKISASRRNKKFPLTSVEINRELGKVVVEKTGKKVDLEKPDVTVWVEICENYALVYSKRYDGIGGLPVGSAGKVVSLVSGGIDSPVASFLAMKRGCEVVVVHFFNRTIHSPDVRKKILMLAKKLAEYQGDLKLYMIPFEGVQMEIIRIVPPKLRMVVYRRSMMRMANMIAEKERAKAIVTGDNISQVASQTLDNLNVIYSASRLAVLSPLLGFDKEEIISLAKRIGTYEISILPYEDCCSLMVAKHPETRAKKEIVEEFEEFEELEKNAVENGEIIEIHS; from the coding sequence GTGGAAATCTGTATCGTTCATTACGGAGAAATAGGGATTAAGGGTTCCAATAGAGCATTTTTTGAGAAGAGACTCGTCCAAAATATCTGCAGATTTGCAAAAGCAAAGAGAAGATTTGGATGGATTGAGGTTGAATACTACAGTGGCATTGAGGAGAAGTTGAAGAAAATTCCGGGGATAAGATACTTTGGTGTAGGCTATAAAACTGAGCTCGATATGTCTGCAATCGAATCTGCTGTTTTAAAAACGCTTCCGGATAATTTCAATTCTTTTAAAATTTCGGCTTCGAGAAGAAACAAAAAATTTCCACTTACTTCCGTCGAAATAAACAGGGAACTTGGGAAAGTAGTGGTTGAAAAAACAGGTAAAAAGGTAGATCTTGAAAAACCCGATGTCACGGTATGGGTTGAGATCTGTGAAAATTATGCACTTGTATACTCCAAAAGATATGACGGTATCGGGGGACTTCCGGTTGGGAGTGCTGGAAAAGTTGTCTCTCTCGTTTCCGGAGGAATTGATAGCCCTGTAGCGAGCTTTCTTGCTATGAAACGGGGTTGTGAAGTTGTTGTTGTCCACTTTTTCAATAGAACCATACATTCCCCCGATGTGAGAAAAAAGATTTTAATGCTGGCCAAAAAGCTTGCAGAGTATCAAGGTGATTTGAAACTTTATATGATTCCATTTGAAGGCGTTCAGATGGAGATAATCCGAATCGTTCCTCCCAAGCTCCGAATGGTGGTTTACAGAAGGAGTATGATGAGGATGGCAAATATGATTGCTGAAAAAGAGAGAGCCAAGGCCATAGTAACGGGAGATAACATTTCTCAAGTAGCAAGCCAGACACTCGATAATCTGAACGTTATTTACTCAGCATCACGACTTGCAGTTCTTTCACCACTCTTGGGCTTCGACAAGGAAGAGATAATTTCGCTCGCAAAGAGAATTGGAACATACGAGATCTCAATCCTGCCCTATGAGGATTGCTGTTCGCTAATGGTTGCGAAGCATCCTGAAACAAGAGCAAAAAAGGAGATTGTGGAAGAATTCGAGGAATTCGAAGAACTAGAAAAAAATGCGGTGGAAAATGGAGAAATAATCGAGATTCACTCGTAA
- a CDS encoding acyl-CoA dehydrogenase family protein has protein sequence MLENDFLLSEEEVKLREKVKEFVATIDPELIRKMDRNEVDYPYEFIKACAEKGLLGLRFPEEYGGKGMTWTAESVALEEIGVLGMGIGCAYSMVSIVGEALYRFGNEWQKEEFLKPIIRGKKISAEGLTEPRGGSDFFGTTTKAEKRGNVWVLNGSKRFIAGGKVADFYLIYARTDPNAPSHRALTAFIVERDRGVEIEELYNLMGFRGMGTARIVFKDIEIPKEYVLGEVNNARQIFNRMMIPERLTSAAGSLGVRAALEIAMKYSEKRKAFGRKIREFQGVNFMVAEALAKLDAARALVYNAARAVDAFDAGKSKLDPRRLVSEAKLFATEVAWDVVNKAMQILGGIGYTQVYPIERMLRDLRLGLIWTGSNEIMKVLIQHEAYELLGLPSKDRDYEKDAMDWYKEWEKVYE, from the coding sequence ATGCTCGAAAATGATTTCTTGCTGAGTGAAGAAGAAGTGAAGCTTCGAGAGAAGGTAAAGGAGTTCGTAGCGACCATTGATCCAGAACTAATTCGTAAAATGGATAGAAATGAGGTTGATTATCCCTACGAGTTTATTAAAGCCTGTGCAGAAAAAGGACTTTTGGGTTTGAGATTCCCTGAGGAGTATGGAGGCAAGGGAATGACATGGACTGCTGAAAGCGTTGCCCTTGAAGAAATAGGAGTCCTCGGAATGGGCATAGGCTGTGCGTATTCGATGGTAAGCATTGTTGGGGAGGCACTTTATAGATTTGGCAATGAATGGCAGAAAGAAGAGTTTTTAAAACCGATAATAAGAGGTAAAAAGATCTCCGCTGAAGGTCTAACGGAACCAAGAGGCGGAAGCGACTTCTTTGGCACGACTACGAAGGCTGAAAAGAGGGGTAATGTGTGGGTTTTGAATGGTTCGAAGAGGTTCATAGCAGGTGGCAAAGTGGCGGACTTTTATTTGATCTACGCAAGAACTGATCCGAATGCACCAAGTCATAGGGCTTTAACCGCCTTTATTGTGGAAAGGGATCGAGGGGTTGAAATCGAGGAACTTTACAACCTGATGGGCTTTCGTGGTATGGGAACAGCAAGAATAGTTTTCAAAGACATTGAAATTCCAAAAGAATATGTCCTTGGTGAGGTTAACAACGCGAGGCAGATATTCAATAGAATGATGATTCCTGAAAGGCTCACTTCTGCTGCGGGATCGCTTGGAGTTAGAGCAGCCTTGGAAATTGCAATGAAATATTCGGAGAAGAGAAAGGCGTTTGGCAGAAAGATAAGGGAATTTCAGGGCGTAAACTTTATGGTTGCAGAAGCTTTAGCAAAACTGGATGCAGCAAGAGCGCTTGTTTACAACGCAGCAAGAGCTGTTGATGCGTTTGATGCGGGTAAATCGAAGCTTGATCCCCGCAGACTCGTAAGCGAGGCCAAGCTCTTCGCTACAGAGGTTGCGTGGGACGTCGTGAATAAAGCTATGCAGATTCTTGGTGGAATAGGTTATACGCAGGTTTATCCAATTGAAAGAATGCTCAGAGATCTTCGTTTGGGACTTATTTGGACTGGGAGCAACGAGATCATGAAAGTGCTGATTCAGCACGAAGCCTACGAACTTCTTGGGCTACCATCGAAGGATAGAGATTACGAAAAAGATGCGATGGACTGGTATAAAGAGTGGGAAAAGGTTTACGAGTGA
- a CDS encoding LL-diaminopimelate aminotransferase → MFEISERMKKIPPYLFAEIDAMKRKKIAEGVKVIDLGVGDPDLPTPKHVVSAMQKAVERVERQKYPSYEGMLEFRESVSEFYKRRKGVDLDPNKEIIALIGSKEGIAHLPLAFVNENEYVLVPDPGYPVYYASTVMAGGRPFFIPLHEENRFLPNLDSIPSEVTKRTKIMFLNYPNNPTAAIADKEFIKTAIDFCIDNKIILAHDYAYGEIGLDSYRPISFLEFEDAFEVTIEFNSLSKTYNMTGWRIGFACGNEEILKGLLKVKTNVDSGVFEAVQEAGIAALRGDDKIIEENCRIYTERRDILVEGLKKLGFKVQKPLATFYVWCKVNGSSIEFVKRILDGAGIVATPGIGFGKHGEGYVRFALTRSKELIAEAVKRLEKLF, encoded by the coding sequence ATGTTTGAGATCTCGGAAAGAATGAAAAAGATCCCACCGTATCTTTTTGCAGAAATAGACGCGATGAAAAGGAAAAAGATTGCTGAGGGGGTTAAAGTTATCGATTTAGGAGTTGGGGATCCGGATCTACCAACTCCAAAACATGTGGTTTCCGCGATGCAAAAAGCAGTTGAAAGAGTTGAGAGACAGAAATATCCAAGCTACGAAGGTATGCTGGAGTTTCGTGAAAGCGTTTCAGAGTTCTACAAAAGAAGGAAAGGAGTTGACTTAGATCCAAATAAGGAAATAATCGCTTTAATAGGCTCAAAAGAGGGAATTGCTCACTTACCACTTGCCTTTGTCAATGAAAACGAATACGTTCTTGTTCCGGATCCAGGGTATCCAGTGTATTATGCCTCAACTGTCATGGCCGGAGGAAGACCTTTCTTCATTCCTCTTCATGAGGAGAATAGATTTTTACCGAATTTGGATTCAATACCCAGCGAAGTCACAAAAAGAACCAAAATTATGTTCTTAAACTACCCAAACAACCCAACAGCAGCAATAGCAGACAAGGAATTCATAAAAACTGCAATAGACTTTTGCATTGATAACAAGATCATCTTGGCTCACGACTATGCTTACGGTGAAATAGGGCTCGATAGCTATCGCCCCATAAGCTTCTTGGAATTTGAGGATGCCTTTGAGGTGACTATAGAGTTCAACTCTCTTTCAAAAACCTACAACATGACAGGATGGCGAATTGGATTTGCGTGTGGTAACGAGGAAATTTTAAAGGGGCTGTTAAAGGTCAAAACAAATGTAGATAGCGGTGTCTTTGAAGCCGTGCAAGAAGCAGGGATAGCAGCGTTAAGAGGGGATGATAAGATTATAGAAGAAAACTGCAGAATCTATACTGAGAGGAGAGATATTCTCGTAGAAGGGTTGAAGAAATTAGGATTTAAAGTACAGAAACCCCTTGCAACGTTCTACGTATGGTGCAAAGTCAATGGAAGTAGCATAGAATTTGTAAAAAGAATCCTTGATGGTGCGGGTATTGTTGCAACCCCGGGCATCGGTTTTGGAAAACACGGAGAGGGCTATGTTAGATTTGCACTAACAAGAAGCAAAGAATTAATCGCAGAAGCCGTAAAACGGCTGGAAAAATTATTTTAA
- a CDS encoding UPF0280 family protein, translating into MKKFKRFKFSYKETNTTILTEDVEFYKVAVKAILEARSEIEEYIRLNPDFLISYEPLNCPKCTGKKIIRNMCYSARLANVGPMASVAGAIAQFAVDKMIDAGANVAVVDNGGDIAIYSDEELKVGIYPSKFALLIPPSEKIAICTSSGKIGPSVSFGWADCATIIAENACIADAFATALGNAVKTSEKEDIKKILSDFYFKNREYIKGAIVVIDEILAFAGEIPKIVSAEFKEDLITKPPSRD; encoded by the coding sequence ATGAAAAAGTTCAAAAGATTCAAGTTCTCATATAAAGAAACGAACACTACAATTCTTACCGAAGACGTGGAATTCTACAAAGTGGCTGTAAAAGCAATTCTGGAAGCAAGAAGCGAAATCGAGGAGTATATTAGACTTAACCCGGATTTTTTAATAAGCTACGAACCTTTAAATTGCCCCAAATGCACTGGAAAAAAAATTATCCGAAATATGTGTTATTCTGCAAGACTTGCAAACGTAGGCCCAATGGCATCTGTTGCTGGAGCAATTGCGCAATTTGCAGTGGATAAGATGATAGATGCGGGTGCTAATGTTGCAGTAGTCGATAATGGTGGTGACATTGCAATTTATTCGGATGAAGAACTAAAAGTAGGAATCTATCCATCAAAGTTCGCCCTCTTAATACCTCCAAGTGAGAAAATAGCCATTTGCACTTCAAGTGGAAAAATAGGGCCTTCTGTAAGCTTTGGATGGGCAGATTGTGCAACGATCATAGCGGAAAATGCCTGCATAGCAGATGCCTTTGCCACTGCACTTGGCAATGCTGTAAAAACTTCGGAAAAAGAAGATATAAAGAAAATTCTTTCAGACTTTTATTTCAAGAACCGGGAGTATATAAAGGGTGCAATCGTGGTAATAGATGAAATTTTAGCTTTTGCTGGAGAAATTCCAAAAATTGTCAGTGCAGAATTCAAGGAAGACCTGATAACTAAACCGCCTTCCAGAGATTGA
- a CDS encoding NAD(P)/FAD-dependent oxidoreductase: protein MIQIYGAGMAGTYLYKLLTNNGIKANIFDVRKTPDCRCAWAFAYTEAKELYSKIGINFDNYVLVRPKKIVVNGLELRNRGVVTADKLALLSDLWKDVEFRESESELIVDATGSKRAFLPKIQQDRFVYTLQFIENHEKDENIFINFERHGYAWAFPLGDDWHIGAGSVYPEKVPYLIQKLRERFDFAEKGSKCSCKAELRMLPPSRCRPFVYGKVVGVGEAIGCVSGAGEGNVPALKSALILSECLKNLENYEKRILDEFSWIEREQKFVDSAIKGLPAFHLLPKIIALERKRLVEHSLIDFLRIFI from the coding sequence ATGATCCAGATATATGGAGCCGGAATGGCCGGAACTTATCTTTACAAACTTTTAACAAATAACGGGATCAAGGCAAATATATTTGACGTTAGAAAAACTCCTGACTGTAGATGTGCCTGGGCCTTTGCTTATACTGAGGCAAAAGAACTATACTCAAAGATTGGTATAAATTTCGACAACTACGTCCTTGTTAGACCCAAAAAAATAGTCGTCAACGGACTTGAGCTAAGAAATAGAGGCGTTGTTACTGCAGATAAGCTTGCACTGCTTTCAGATCTTTGGAAGGATGTCGAGTTCAGAGAATCGGAATCAGAGTTGATTGTCGACGCTACTGGCTCAAAAAGAGCATTTTTACCAAAAATTCAGCAGGACAGATTTGTCTACACACTTCAGTTTATTGAAAACCATGAAAAAGATGAAAATATTTTTATAAATTTCGAAAGACATGGTTATGCTTGGGCATTTCCTCTCGGCGACGATTGGCATATCGGTGCAGGAAGTGTTTATCCAGAAAAAGTTCCTTATCTGATTCAAAAACTCCGTGAACGTTTCGATTTCGCAGAGAAGGGATCAAAGTGCAGTTGTAAAGCGGAGCTGAGAATGCTACCACCATCAAGATGCAGACCGTTTGTCTATGGAAAGGTTGTTGGAGTTGGAGAAGCCATAGGCTGTGTTAGTGGTGCCGGAGAAGGGAACGTCCCTGCTCTAAAATCTGCTTTGATTCTCTCTGAATGTCTAAAAAACCTTGAAAATTACGAGAAAAGAATTTTAGATGAATTTAGCTGGATAGAAAGGGAGCAAAAATTTGTGGACAGTGCAATTAAAGGTTTGCCAGCATTTCATTTGCTACCCAAAATAATAGCTCTGGAGCGAAAAAGACTTGTGGAGCACTCTCTAATTGACTTTTTGCGAATATTTATATGA
- a CDS encoding ribose 1,5-bisphosphate isomerase has protein sequence MDPWMAAQKIKSMEVRGASRIAKFAAEIMRDYALGVKENFDDEMLRASKILLNTRPTAISLFNAINYIMQYSGESIEEKRADLVRRAEEFISWVENAQKRIAEIGEKRIKDNSTILTHCNSSTAVAVIKKAHEVGKRIEVFATESRPRWQGHITAKQLREAGIDVTLIVDSAVRYFINEVDCVIVGADTITANGALVNKIGTSQIALCAKEARVPFIVAAETYKFSPKTLLGDLVLIEERPAEEVAPKELLDLGIKVRNPAFDVTPREFIDVIITEVGAIPPEMAYFIIKDRLGYTKIDVSDFKIDFDHYD, from the coding sequence ATGGATCCATGGATGGCAGCACAAAAAATAAAGTCCATGGAAGTTCGGGGCGCTTCAAGAATTGCCAAGTTCGCCGCAGAGATTATGAGAGACTACGCTCTGGGTGTTAAGGAGAACTTCGATGACGAAATGCTAAGAGCATCAAAAATACTTCTAAACACTCGACCAACTGCAATTAGCCTTTTCAATGCAATTAACTACATTATGCAATACAGCGGTGAAAGTATTGAAGAAAAAAGAGCGGATCTTGTCAGGAGAGCAGAAGAGTTCATCAGCTGGGTTGAAAATGCTCAAAAAAGAATTGCAGAAATCGGAGAAAAGAGAATTAAAGATAATTCCACGATTTTAACTCACTGCAACTCCTCCACGGCAGTTGCTGTGATAAAGAAAGCTCATGAGGTTGGGAAAAGAATAGAGGTCTTTGCAACTGAATCAAGGCCGCGATGGCAGGGGCATATAACCGCAAAACAACTAAGAGAAGCGGGAATAGATGTCACATTGATAGTTGACTCTGCGGTTAGATACTTTATAAATGAGGTGGATTGCGTAATAGTTGGGGCGGACACAATAACCGCAAATGGTGCCCTTGTAAATAAAATTGGAACTTCTCAGATTGCACTGTGCGCTAAAGAAGCGAGAGTGCCATTCATCGTCGCTGCAGAAACATACAAATTCAGTCCTAAAACTTTATTGGGGGATCTTGTTTTGATTGAGGAGAGACCTGCAGAAGAAGTCGCTCCGAAAGAACTACTCGATTTGGGAATTAAGGTAAGGAATCCTGCTTTCGACGTTACGCCGAGAGAGTTTATAGATGTCATAATAACAGAAGTTGGAGCAATTCCACCTGAAATGGCATATTTTATAATAAAGGATCGTCTTGGTTATACAAAAATAGATGTGAGTGATTTTAAGATCGATTT
- a CDS encoding methyltransferase, whose protein sequence is MLEVLRLNSEWLRDLLMLEDFKTFALIDNCLRMGFFDLLKKPKSVEEISNELNLNLKVVEAICELFKFKNLLIEDSGKFSLSELSKNFLTSDSSYSIIQLFDEKREEISTWLNLEKFLRGESKRKENEFFKKRIIYLGRMSLLKDLKIVFKIAEYREFRKAKRLLDLGGGHGLYAYAFTLLNEKLEATVFDLPEVVKSAKEFLKNFDAKRVNFAEGDFFKDDLGNGYDVVFSSFNPGGKRAELIPKIHKALNLGGIYVNRQFFPREGFTIEDLEWNLWGFESLKKGFKAYTFEGDVAFDEYLSKLKDVGFEILDVFGEDYRVIVAKKVA, encoded by the coding sequence ATGCTTGAAGTGTTAAGATTAAATTCAGAATGGTTAAGAGATCTGCTTATGCTTGAAGACTTTAAGACCTTTGCTTTGATAGATAACTGCCTGCGAATGGGATTTTTTGATTTGCTCAAGAAGCCGAAAAGCGTTGAAGAGATTTCGAATGAGCTAAATCTGAACTTAAAAGTTGTTGAAGCTATTTGCGAGTTATTTAAGTTTAAAAATTTGCTTATAGAGGACAGCGGTAAGTTCAGCCTTTCAGAGCTATCCAAGAATTTTCTAACATCCGATTCATCTTACTCGATTATCCAGTTATTCGACGAGAAACGTGAAGAGATCTCAACTTGGCTAAATCTTGAAAAATTTTTAAGAGGAGAGAGCAAAAGAAAAGAAAACGAGTTCTTCAAGAAAAGAATCATTTATTTAGGCAGAATGTCCCTTCTGAAGGATTTGAAGATAGTCTTCAAGATTGCAGAATATAGAGAGTTTCGGAAAGCTAAGAGACTCCTTGATCTTGGCGGAGGGCATGGATTATATGCTTATGCTTTTACCTTGCTTAACGAAAAGCTTGAAGCAACAGTTTTTGACCTTCCAGAAGTTGTAAAATCTGCTAAAGAGTTTCTCAAGAATTTCGACGCTAAAAGGGTAAATTTTGCTGAAGGAGACTTTTTTAAAGACGATCTTGGCAATGGCTACGATGTGGTCTTTTCATCTTTTAATCCTGGAGGAAAGCGTGCTGAGTTAATTCCAAAAATTCATAAAGCGCTAAACTTGGGTGGAATCTACGTAAACAGACAGTTCTTCCCAAGAGAAGGCTTTACGATTGAGGATCTGGAATGGAATCTTTGGGGGTTTGAGAGTTTAAAAAAGGGTTTTAAGGCTTATACGTTTGAGGGCGACGTTGCGTTTGATGAGTATTTGTCAAAGCTAAAAGACGTTGGGTTTGAAATATTGGATGTATTTGGAGAGGATTATAGGGTTATTGTTGCAAAAAAAGTTGCATGA
- the icd gene encoding isocitrate dehydrogenase (NADP(+)), with protein sequence MYQKVKPPEDGEKIKYENGKLIVPDNPIIPFFKGDGIGVDVVPAAIRVLDEATELTGKNICWFEVYAGEEAFKLYGNYLPEDTLNAIREFRVALKGPLTTPVAGGYRSLNVALRQILDLYANVRPVYHLKGIPSPIKNPEKINFVIFREATEDVYAGIEWQKGSKEALRLIELLEKEFGVKIRKDSGIGIKPISEFATKRLVRMAIRYAIENNRKSVTLVHKGNIMKYTEGSFRDWGYEVATQEFSDYCITEDDLNSKFDGKQPPGKIVVKDRIADNMFQQILLRSEEYDVIALPNLNGDYLSETAAALVGGVGIAPGSNIGDGIAVFEPIHGSAPKYAGQNKVNPTAQILSGALMFEYLGWKKESEMIKRAVVMTIEEGIVTYDLHRQIGGKLVGTREFAEAVINNLHTL encoded by the coding sequence ATGTATCAAAAGGTCAAACCACCTGAGGATGGAGAAAAGATAAAATACGAGAACGGAAAGCTCATAGTGCCTGATAACCCGATAATACCGTTCTTTAAAGGAGATGGGATCGGAGTCGATGTAGTTCCAGCGGCGATAAGGGTTCTGGATGAGGCTACAGAACTAACTGGAAAAAACATTTGTTGGTTTGAAGTTTACGCTGGCGAAGAGGCTTTCAAACTTTACGGAAATTACTTACCCGAAGACACTCTCAACGCGATAAGAGAGTTCAGGGTCGCTCTGAAAGGTCCACTCACAACACCAGTAGCAGGAGGATATAGAAGTCTAAACGTCGCACTAAGGCAGATTCTCGACCTATATGCCAACGTTCGACCAGTTTATCACCTAAAAGGCATTCCAAGCCCAATAAAAAATCCAGAGAAGATTAACTTTGTGATATTCAGAGAGGCAACTGAAGACGTTTATGCAGGAATTGAGTGGCAAAAAGGTAGTAAAGAAGCTTTAAGACTGATAGAATTACTTGAAAAGGAATTTGGAGTCAAGATTAGAAAGGATTCTGGAATAGGTATAAAGCCAATAAGTGAATTCGCTACCAAGAGACTTGTAAGGATGGCAATACGATACGCCATCGAAAACAACAGGAAAAGTGTCACTCTCGTGCATAAAGGAAATATAATGAAATACACAGAGGGTTCCTTTAGAGATTGGGGCTACGAAGTTGCAACCCAGGAGTTCTCCGACTACTGCATAACAGAAGATGATCTAAACAGCAAATTCGACGGTAAACAACCTCCTGGAAAAATCGTAGTTAAAGACAGAATTGCGGATAACATGTTCCAGCAAATACTTCTGAGAAGTGAGGAATACGACGTTATAGCTCTCCCAAATTTAAATGGGGATTATTTGAGCGAGACCGCAGCAGCACTCGTTGGTGGTGTAGGAATCGCTCCCGGAAGCAACATAGGAGACGGAATAGCTGTCTTCGAACCAATTCACGGTTCTGCTCCAAAATATGCCGGTCAGAACAAAGTTAATCCAACTGCGCAAATACTTTCCGGAGCCCTGATGTTCGAATATCTTGGATGGAAAAAAGAAAGTGAAATGATAAAAAGAGCCGTGGTCATGACTATAGAAGAGGGTATTGTAACATACGATCTCCACCGCCAAATCGGAGGAAAGCTGGTTGGAACGAGAGAGTTTGCTGAAGCAGTAATTAATAACCTACATACACTATGA
- a CDS encoding MerR family DNA-binding transcriptional regulator, with amino-acid sequence MPRKTRQKEKETYTISELAKEFEISTRTIRYYEELGLLSPQRTSGNQRIFTKKDRARLKLILRGKKLGFSLNEIKEMIEMYDVAGETEQIKLTLKYGERKLKEIEEKIRDLEMLREDLLAIREILLKRLQELENGQKSYKVEKQ; translated from the coding sequence ATGCCAAGAAAAACTCGACAAAAAGAGAAGGAAACTTACACAATTTCCGAACTTGCTAAAGAATTCGAGATTAGCACAAGAACAATAAGATACTACGAGGAACTTGGTCTTCTTTCGCCACAAAGAACATCGGGAAATCAGAGAATTTTTACTAAAAAGGACAGAGCAAGACTTAAGCTGATTCTGCGTGGAAAAAAGCTTGGATTCAGCCTCAACGAAATAAAAGAAATGATAGAAATGTATGATGTTGCTGGAGAGACTGAGCAGATAAAGCTAACACTAAAATATGGAGAGAGAAAGCTTAAAGAAATTGAAGAGAAAATTCGGGATCTTGAAATGCTCAGGGAAGATTTGCTTGCAATTAGGGAGATTTTGCTGAAAAGATTGCAAGAATTGGAAAATGGGCAAAAAAGTTATAAAGTCGAAAAACAGTAA